One genomic segment of Triplophysa rosa linkage group LG22, Trosa_1v2, whole genome shotgun sequence includes these proteins:
- the stt3a gene encoding dolichyl-diphosphooligosaccharide--protein glycosyltransferase subunit STT3A, translated as MTKMGFLRLSYEKQDTLLKLLILSMAAVLSFSTRLFSVLRFESVIHEFDPYFNYRTTRFLTEEGFYKFHNWFDDRAWYPLGRIIGGTIYPGLMITSAALYHVLHFFHITIDIRNVCVFLAPLFSSFTAIVTYHFTKELKDAGAGLLAAAMIAVVPGYISRSVAGSYDNEGIAIFCMLLTYYMWIKAVKSGSVYWSSMCALAYFYMVSSWGGYVFLINLIPLHVLVLMLTGRFSHRIYVAYCTVYCLGTVLSMQISFVGFQPVQSSEHMAAFGVFGLCQIHAFVDYLRSKLNTQQFEVMFKSVISLVGIILLSVGAVLMLTGKISPWTGRFYSLLDPSYAKNNIPIIASVSEHQPTTWSSYYFDLQLLVFMFPVGLYYCFNNLSDATIFIIMYGVTSMYFSAVMVRLMLVLAPVMCILSGIGVSQVLTTYMKNLDVSRPDKKTKKQQDLTYPIKNEVASGMILVMSFFLITYTFHSTWVTSEAYSSPSIVLSARGGDGSRIIFDDFREAYYWLRHNTPEDAKVMSWWDYGYQITAMANRTILVDNNTWNNTHISRVGQAMASTEEKAYEIMRELDVSYVLVIFGGLTGYSSDDINKFLWMVRIGGSTDTGKHIKEHDYYTPTGEFRVDREGSPVLLNCLMYKMCYYRFGQVYTEAKRPPGYDRVRNAEIGNKEFELDVLEEAYTTEHWLVRIYKVKDLDNRGLSRT; from the exons ATGACCAAGATGGGCTTCCTGCGTCTGTCCTATGAGAAACAGGACACCCTGCTGAAGCTGCTCATTCTGTCTATGGCAGCCGTCCTGT CATTCTCCACCAGACTGTTCTCTGTCCTGCGGTTTGAAAGCGTCATCCATGAGTTTGATCC GTATTTTAACTACCGGACCACTCGCTTTCTGACAGAAGAGGGCTTCTACAAGTTTCACAACTGGTTTGATGATCGTGCTTGGTATCCACTTGGGAGGATTATCGGAGGCACCATTTATCCAG GGTTGATGATCACGTCTGCGGCTTTATATCACGTGCTGCATTTCTTCCACATCACCATCGACATCCGCAACGTGTGCGTGTTCCTCGCCCCTCTCTTCTCCTCCTTCACTGCTATTGTCACATACCACTTCACCAAAGAACTCAAG GATGCGGGAGCAGGACTTCTGGCTGCCGCCATGATCGCAGTTGTCCCTGGATACATTTCCCGTTCTGTGGCAGGGTCATACGATAATGAAG GTATCGCCATTTTCTGTATGCTCCTGACATACTACATGTGGATCAAGGCAGTGAAATCTGGGTCTGTCTATTGGTCATCTATGTGCGCACTGGCTTATTTTTACATG GTGTCCTCTTGGGGTGGTTACGTGTTTCTGATTAACCTCATTCCCCTCCACGTGCTGGTGCTGATGCTCACCGGCCGCTTCTCTCATCGGATCTATGTGGCATACTGCACCGTTTACTGCCTGGGCACCGTCCTCTCCATGCAGATCTCCTTCGTTGGATTCCAG CCTGTCCAATCCTCCGAGCACATGGCTGCTTTTGGAGTGTTTGGCCTGTGTCAGATTCACGCCTTTGTCGATTACCTGCGGAGCAAACTGAACACTCAGCAGTTTGAGGTGATGTTCAAGAGCGTCATCTCGCTGGTCGGCATCATTCTGCTCTCAGTGGGTGCGGTTCTCATGTTGACAG GGAAAATCTCCCCTTGGACCGGACGTTTTTACTCTCTGCTGGATCCGTCGTATGCCAAGAACAACATCCCCATCATAGCCTCTGTGTCTGAGCATCAGCCCACCACCTGGTCCTCATACTATTTTGACCTGCAGCTGCTGGTTTTCATGTTCCCAG TTGGCTTGTATTACTGCTTTAACAACTTGTCGGACGCTACGATTTTCATCATCATGTACGGCGTCACCAGCATGTACTTCTCAGCTGTGATG GTGCGTCTCATGTTGGTTCTGGCTCCCGTCATGTGCATCCTGTCTGGCATTGGCGTCTCTCAGGTTCTCACCACCTACATGAAGAACCTGGACGTCAGCCGACCAGACAAGAAAACCAAGAAGCAGCAGGACTTAACCTATCCCATCAAGAATGAA GTGGCGAGCGGGATGATTCTGGTCATGTCTTTCTTCCTCATCACATACACTTTCCACTCCACCTGGGTGACCAGTGAAGCATACTCCTCCCCCTCCATTGTGTTGTCTGCCCGTGGGGGCGACGGCAGCCGCATCATCTTTGATGACTTCAGAGAGGCTTATTATTGGCTCAGACACAACACACCAGAG gaTGCTAAAGTCATGTCATGGTGGGATTATGGGTATCAAATAACAGCGATGGCCAATCGAACGATTCTAGTGGACAACAACACTTGGAATAACACACACATATCCAGAGTTGGCCAA GCTATGGCATCAACAGAGGAGAAGGCCTATGAGATTATGCGAGAGCTGGATGTTAGCTACGTGCTGGTGATCTTTGGCGGTCTGACTGGATATTCCTCTGATG aCATAAACAAGTTCCTGTGGATGGTTCGTATCGGGGGCAGCACAGATACAGGAAAGCACATTAAAGAACACGATTACTACACACCCACTGGAGAGTTCCGTGTGGACCGCGAGGGGTCGCCCGTCCTGCTCAACTGCCTTATGTACAAGATGTGCTACTATCGCTTCGGCCAGGTCTACACCGAGGCCA AACGTCCTCCTGGTTACGACAGAGTTCGTAACGCTGAGATTGGCAACAAGGAATTTGAGCTGGATGTGCTGGAGGAAGCCTATACTACAGAGCACTGGCTTGTGAGGATATACAAG GTCAAAGACCTCGACAATCGTGGCCTATCAAGAACGTAA